CTGCCGTGGCTCCTCTATACTCGCCGGTGGCGCCTGATCGCTGCGATCCTGTTTTCGTGTGGAGTCATCACGGCCCTGTCCCTCGCGCCCCTTGTTGCCCATCAGGGGGTGTCATGGCTCACCGACTATCGCGACAACGTCAGCTTCCTGTTTACCCACGGCGGTAACGCCGATGTCTCGCCCCAGAACACCGAGAACACGGACCGCATCGATCTTCAACTGGTCGTCTTTGCTCTGGTTGCGAACCGTACCTTCGCCTCCGCATCCGCCGCGCTCGTTTATCTCGTGCTGCTCTTCCTCTTCCTCAAGAGAGCATCATCGTCCAAGTCCATTGCGTTCTCTGAAGCAGGGAACAGGCCCTTCGGCCTGCCGTTGCTTGTCGCCGCCGGATGCCTCAGCCTTGGACTTCTTCCCAGCTACACCCGCATGTATGCGGCAATCGTGCTTCTCCCGCTTATTCTCTGGTGTTTCACCCATCTCCAATTCAGCTCCGCGCGCTGGCTCCTGCTCTTGCTCTCGGACTTCCTTCTCAACACCAGCGCGATTGTCAGAAAGCTGGGAGAAGCGGACGGCATCATCGCCCGCTCTCCTCGACTCTGGGATCTCACGCTCGGTGGCCACACCTGCTGGATACTCCTGGCGATTGGCATCCTGTTGCTATGGGCCGTGCGGCAACAAACTAACCCTGCGCAGGAAAGCTTCTATGCTGAAGTGAGTGGCGCTGCACCTGTTCCCCTG
This Granulicella aggregans DNA region includes the following protein-coding sequences:
- a CDS encoding glycosyltransferase 87 family protein, which translates into the protein MPTSSRRSLWLARLAVLLGAAEFLVRALGRVGTNWLSDLAAPYTSSTLWLAGANPYNPFKFLSTWQARGGPNLGLSDWVSGTHSVYPPPTLLLMTPLALLRWSSAVYVFVLIGLAFYAAAIYGLLRVGWPQHNRFADLVKEPMALLFVAFALGFAPVHTAFHSLNIVLIASCTAILAILTSVRGGVLASQFDAVSDAPAKPQSLSVSKSAILIGCCVTAAILLKPTTGVFLLPWLLYTRRWRLIAAILFSCGVITALSLAPLVAHQGVSWLTDYRDNVSFLFTHGGNADVSPQNTENTDRIDLQLVVFALVANRTFASASAALVYLVLLFLFLKRASSSKSIAFSEAGNRPFGLPLLVAAGCLSLGLLPSYTRMYAAIVLLPLILWCFTHLQFSSARWLLLLLSDFLLNTSAIVRKLGEADGIIARSPRLWDLTLGGHTCWILLAIGILLLWAVRQQTNPAQESFYAEVSGAAPVPLR